Within the Microbacterium terricola genome, the region GGATTCGGCGACGCCGAGTTCACCGAGGTGGCCGACGTGATCGCCCTCGCGCTGCTCCCCGGTGCCGATGTCGAGGCGTTGCGCGCGCGCGTCGCCGCGCTGACGGCCGCCTTCCCGCTGTACCCCGGTCTGACGCAGTGATGACCGCTCGGATCCTGGACGGCAAGGCTGCGGCCGCAGCGATCAAGGACGAGCTGGTCGAGCGGGTGGCCGCGCTGAAGGAGCGCGGCATCACGCCCGGCATCGCGACCGTGCTGGTGGGCGCCGACCCGGCCTCGCAGCTGTACGTCGGGATGAAGCACAGGCAGTCCGAGGCGATCGGGATGAACTCGATCCAGCGCGAACTGCCCGCGGACGCGACGCAGGAGCAGGTCGAGGCGCTGATCGACGAGCTCAACGCCGACCCGGACTGCCACGGCTACATCGTGCAGCTCCCGCTGCCGAAGCACATCGACACCGACGCGATCCTCGAGCGCATCGATCCCGCGAAGGACGCCGACGGGCTGCACCCCACCAACCTGGGCCGGCTCGTGCTCAACGTCAACGCGCCGATCACCTCGCCGCTGCCGTGCACGCCGCGGGGCGTGATCGAGCTGCTGCTGCGCAACGACTACGACCTCAGGGGCAAGCACGTGGTCGTGGTCGGCCGCGGCGTCACGATCGGCCGGTCGATCGGGCTGCTGCTCACGCGCCGCGACATCAACGCGACCGTGACCCTCACCCACACCGGAACCGTGGATGCTGCGCAGTACCTGCGGCAGGCGGATGTCATCGTCGCGGCGGCCGGGGTCAAGCACCTCGTCACGGCCGCCGACGTGAAGCCCGGCGCCGCCGTGCTGGATGTCGGCGTGACCCGCGAGACCGACCCCGAGACCGGCAAGGCGCGGGTCTACGGCGACGTCCACCCCGACGTCGCCGAGGTCGCCGGATTCGTGTCGCCGAACCCCGGCGGCGTCGGCCCGATGACCGTGGCCCTGCTCCTCACCAACGTGGTCGAGGCGGCGGAGCGCTCCGCCGCCTGACCCCGGCTCCGCCCCCAACCCGTTTACGGACGCGACACGCCGCTTGTGCGCCCGTTCGCGCGGCGTGTCCCGTCCGTAAACGGTGCGGGGCGAGGAGCTCGACCCGCGTCAGGCGGTGAAGCGGGCGAGGAACTCGCGCGTGCGCGGCTCCCGCGGGGCGACGAGGACCTCGGCGGGCGGACCCTGTTCGAGGATGCGCCCGTCGTCGAGGAACACGACGCGGTCGGCGACGTCGCGGGCGAACGCCATCTCGTGCGTGGCCATCACGATCGTCCGGCCGTCGTCGGCGAGGCTGCGCACGAGGTCCAGGACCTCCGCGACGAGCTCCGGGTCGAGAGCCGAGGTGATCTCGTCGAGCAGGAGCAGCGCGGGGGAGGTCGCGACGGCCCGCGCGATCGCCACCCGCTGCTGCTGACCGCCGGAGAGCCGGTCCGGGTGCACGTCCGCCTTGTCGGCGAGCCCCACCCGCTCGAGCAGCGCGAGGGCGGCGGCGGCAGCATCCCGCTTCGAGGTGCGGTGCACATGGCGCAGCGCGAGCGTGATGTTGGCCAGCACCGTGAGGTGCGGGAACAGGTTGTACTGCTGGAAGACGACCCCGATGCGCGCGCGGACGGCGTCGGGGTCCACGCGCGGGTCGCTGATGTCCGCGCCGTCGAGCCAGATCCGCCCGTCGTCGATCGGCTCGAGCAGGTTCACCGTGCGCAGCAGCGTGGACTTGCCCGACCCGCTCGCGCCGATCAGGGCGACGACCTCGCCCGCGGCGACCTCGAGGTCGATCCCGCGGAGCACGTCGTGGCCGTCGAACGACTTCCAGACGTCCTCGAGACGCAGCAGCGGCGCGGTCATACGATGCCCCCGATCTGCTCCCTGGCGCGGACGCGGGCGGTGTACCAGTCGGTCAGCCGGATCGTCGGGATCGCCAGCAGCACGAACAGCAGCGCGGCCACGACGTACGGGGTGAAGTTGAAGTACGCGGCGGTCTCGATCTGCGCGGCGCGCACCGCGTCGACGGCGCCGAGCAGCGAGATGAGGCCGACGTCCTTCTGCATCGCGACGAAGTCGTTCATGAGGGCCGGGGTGACCTTGCGCACCGCCTGCGGCACCACGATCAGCCGCATCGTCTTGGCGTGGCTCAGGCCGAGCGACCGCGCCGCGTGGCGCTGCGACGGGTGCACCGCCTCGATGCCCGCACGGAAGACCTCGGAGACGTACGCCGAGTAGGTCAGAGTGATCGCGATGGTGCCCCAGAACTCGGTCGGCATCCGCACCGGAATCATCTGCAGGCCGGGGATCCCGAAGCCGACGAGGTACAGCACGATGATGAGCGGGATGCCGCGGAAGACGTCCGTGTACCCCGCCGCGAGCGCGCGCAGCGGCAGCCAGACCGGGCCACGCAGCGTGCGGACGGTGGCCAGCAGCATCCCGAACAGCAGCACGAGGACCGCCGACATCGCGAGCACGCGGAGGTTGAGCAGGAAGCCGTCCCACACCCGGGGGAGCGAGGCGAGGAACACCTCGCCGTTGAAGAACTGCTGCTGCACGCGCGCCCAGCCGGGCGTGTTGATGATGGCGACCCAGATGAGCGCGGCGACGACGAGGGTGGAGATCAGGCTGATGACGACCGAGCGGCCGCCCTGGCGCTTGCGATACGCCTGTCGTTCGAGCTCGACGGCGCTGACCTCCCGGCGCGCGCCGACGACCGGGGCGGGTGCGCGGGTCATCCGGCCAGGCTAGCCCAGGGGCGGCTCACTGCAGCAGCGGCGCCTGGCCCTCGCCGCCCAGCCACTCGGTGGCCAGATCGTCGAGGGTGCCGTCCTCGCGGAGCGCGTCGACGGCGGCGGTGACCTGGTCGGTCAGCGGGGAGTCCTTCGCGAGCACGAGCCCGAACGCGTCGGCGTCCTGCCCCTCGATGGCGGGCAGCTGGCCGACGAGCTTGCCGTCGGTGAGCTCCACCCCGGAGATGTAGAAGGCGGTGGGCAGATCGGTGACGATCGCGTCGACCTGGCCGTTCTCGAGCGCGAGCTTCGCATCGTCGTTGCTGTTGAACGCCTGCGCACCCTGGGTGGGAGCGATCGCCTGCTCGATCGCGGTGAAGCTGGTCGTGCCGACCTGAGCCCCGATGAGGAGGTCCTTGAGGTCGGCGAGCGACGTCGCGTCGGCCGCCGGCGACGAGCCGGTCGTGATGACGACCTG harbors:
- a CDS encoding bifunctional methylenetetrahydrofolate dehydrogenase/methenyltetrahydrofolate cyclohydrolase, producing the protein MTARILDGKAAAAAIKDELVERVAALKERGITPGIATVLVGADPASQLYVGMKHRQSEAIGMNSIQRELPADATQEQVEALIDELNADPDCHGYIVQLPLPKHIDTDAILERIDPAKDADGLHPTNLGRLVLNVNAPITSPLPCTPRGVIELLLRNDYDLRGKHVVVVGRGVTIGRSIGLLLTRRDINATVTLTHTGTVDAAQYLRQADVIVAAAGVKHLVTAADVKPGAAVLDVGVTRETDPETGKARVYGDVHPDVAEVAGFVSPNPGGVGPMTVALLLTNVVEAAERSAA
- a CDS encoding amino acid ABC transporter ATP-binding protein, with amino-acid sequence MTAPLLRLEDVWKSFDGHDVLRGIDLEVAAGEVVALIGASGSGKSTLLRTVNLLEPIDDGRIWLDGADISDPRVDPDAVRARIGVVFQQYNLFPHLTVLANITLALRHVHRTSKRDAAAAALALLERVGLADKADVHPDRLSGGQQQRVAIARAVATSPALLLLDEITSALDPELVAEVLDLVRSLADDGRTIVMATHEMAFARDVADRVVFLDDGRILEQGPPAEVLVAPREPRTREFLARFTA
- a CDS encoding amino acid ABC transporter permease, translated to MTRAPAPVVGARREVSAVELERQAYRKRQGGRSVVISLISTLVVAALIWVAIINTPGWARVQQQFFNGEVFLASLPRVWDGFLLNLRVLAMSAVLVLLFGMLLATVRTLRGPVWLPLRALAAGYTDVFRGIPLIIVLYLVGFGIPGLQMIPVRMPTEFWGTIAITLTYSAYVSEVFRAGIEAVHPSQRHAARSLGLSHAKTMRLIVVPQAVRKVTPALMNDFVAMQKDVGLISLLGAVDAVRAAQIETAAYFNFTPYVVAALLFVLLAIPTIRLTDWYTARVRAREQIGGIV
- a CDS encoding ABC transporter substrate-binding protein gives rise to the protein MSRPILRIAAFAPLAAAALLLGACSSGTGSAAPSESAAADEGWVTDGKFTVATGEPAYYPWVIDDAPESGEGFESAVAYAVAAELGFAEEDVVWVRTTFDEAIAPGPKDFDVNLQQFSITDERKESVDFSSPYYETTQVVITTGSSPAADATSLADLKDLLIGAQVGTTSFTAIEQAIAPTQGAQAFNSNDDAKLALENGQVDAIVTDLPTAFYISGVELTDGKLVGQLPAIEGQDADAFGLVLAKDSPLTDQVTAAVDALREDGTLDDLATEWLGGEGQAPLLQ